The following are from one region of the bacterium HR17 genome:
- the dxs gene encoding 1-deoxy-D-xylulose-5-phosphate synthase, translated as MGQLLATLDLPRDLKRLTPDERRQLAQEIRATIVHTVCKNGGHLSSGLGSVEIFIAIHTVFDSPRDKIVLDTGHQGYPHKLLTGRYPVFHTLRQLGGISGFPKRDESEHDCWGVGHGGTGLSAAMGFAMARKHWLNAGVPADDPRVNYRVVCVIGDAALEEGMAWEALHNIGHHKPDMVIVLNDNGMSIAPSVGAVENYLRRHRQLPADWLRKLRSEPHYLQLKRMVEDALSKMGAAGEVTLEIIRHIKNNIKEWLIPPGMLFEELGFTYLGPVDGHNTEVLIECLHEALRIGGPVIIHAVTKKGKGVPYAEADPWKYHTPLFPFDPQTGVILAPEEPVPSYTSVFAQTLIRLAERDQRIVAMTAAMPDGTGLDKFAQKFPERCYDVGMAEQHAVGFAAALAFAGLRPVCAIYSTFLQRAFDQIVHDVCLQRAPVVFAIDRAGLVGQDGHTHHGIFDIAYLRLMPHMVLMMPKDENELQHMVFTALRYEEGPIALRYPRGKAVGVPMDDDLQALPIGKGEWLRDGTDAVIIGIGPIVYAALEAAQRLERDGFSVGVINARFAKPIDKELLTDAVQRASKLVTVEEHTLCGGFGSAVLEALCELGLHHVPVLHIGIHDHFVEHGRVEELRATLKLDANGIYEQVKAWLQQMTGQWSLEAPEATDRQRTTPTGP; from the coding sequence ATGGGACAGTTGTTGGCAACGCTTGATTTACCGCGCGATTTGAAACGGTTGACACCTGACGAACGCAGGCAACTGGCGCAGGAAATCCGCGCGACGATTGTCCACACCGTTTGCAAAAACGGAGGGCATTTGTCATCGGGGCTCGGTTCGGTGGAAATTTTTATCGCCATTCACACCGTCTTTGACAGCCCGCGCGACAAGATCGTGCTGGACACGGGGCATCAGGGCTACCCGCACAAATTGCTGACGGGGCGCTACCCTGTTTTCCACACCCTGCGTCAACTGGGGGGCATTTCGGGTTTCCCCAAGCGTGATGAGAGCGAACATGATTGCTGGGGCGTCGGACACGGTGGCACGGGCTTATCGGCAGCGATGGGGTTTGCGATGGCACGCAAACATTGGCTCAACGCGGGCGTGCCCGCCGATGACCCGCGCGTCAACTACCGCGTCGTTTGCGTCATCGGCGATGCAGCGCTGGAAGAGGGGATGGCGTGGGAAGCGCTGCATAACATCGGGCACCATAAGCCTGACATGGTCATTGTCCTGAACGACAACGGCATGTCCATCGCTCCGTCCGTCGGCGCCGTTGAAAATTATCTGCGGCGTCACCGCCAACTACCTGCCGATTGGCTGCGCAAACTGCGGTCTGAGCCTCACTACTTACAACTGAAGCGGATGGTGGAAGACGCTCTGTCCAAGATGGGCGCGGCAGGCGAAGTGACGCTGGAAATCATCCGCCACATCAAAAACAACATCAAGGAATGGCTCATCCCGCCGGGCATGCTGTTTGAAGAGTTGGGCTTCACCTACCTCGGTCCCGTTGACGGGCACAACACCGAGGTGCTGATAGAGTGCTTGCACGAAGCGCTGCGCATCGGCGGTCCCGTCATCATTCACGCCGTCACGAAAAAGGGCAAAGGTGTCCCTTATGCGGAAGCCGACCCGTGGAAGTATCACACGCCCCTTTTCCCCTTCGACCCGCAAACGGGTGTCATTCTGGCACCTGAAGAACCTGTGCCCAGTTACACCAGCGTCTTCGCGCAAACGCTCATCCGCCTCGCCGAACGCGACCAGCGCATTGTAGCGATGACCGCCGCAATGCCCGACGGGACAGGGCTGGACAAATTCGCCCAAAAGTTTCCTGAACGGTGCTACGATGTCGGGATGGCGGAACAACACGCCGTCGGTTTCGCAGCGGCGTTGGCGTTTGCGGGCTTGCGTCCCGTTTGCGCCATCTACTCCACCTTTTTGCAGCGCGCCTTTGACCAAATCGTCCACGATGTCTGCCTGCAAAGAGCGCCTGTCGTGTTCGCCATTGACCGCGCAGGATTAGTCGGGCAAGACGGACACACCCATCACGGCATTTTTGACATCGCCTACTTGCGCTTAATGCCCCACATGGTGTTGATGATGCCCAAAGACGAGAACGAACTGCAGCACATGGTCTTCACGGCGCTGCGTTACGAAGAGGGTCCCATCGCTTTGCGTTACCCGCGCGGCAAAGCCGTCGGCGTGCCGATGGACGACGACTTGCAAGCGTTGCCCATCGGAAAGGGTGAGTGGCTGCGGGACGGCACCGATGCGGTCATCATCGGCATCGGTCCGATCGTCTACGCCGCGCTGGAAGCGGCGCAGCGGCTGGAACGCGACGGCTTTTCCGTCGGCGTCATCAACGCCCGCTTCGCTAAGCCCATTGACAAAGAATTGCTCACCGACGCCGTGCAGCGGGCAAGTAAACTCGTCACCGTTGAAGAGCACACCCTTTGTGGCGGCTTTGGCAGCGCCGTTTTGGAAGCGCTGTGCGAACTGGGCTTGCACCATGTCCCCGTCTTGCACATCGGCATCCACGACCACTTCGTCGAGCATGGCAGGGTAGAAGAGTTGCGGGCGACGCTGAAGTTGGACGCTAACGGCATCTACGAGCAGGTGAAGGCGTGGCTGCAACAGATGACAGGGCAATGGTCTTTGGAAGCACCTGAAGCAACTGATCGGCAGCGGACGACGCCAACCGGTCCGTGA